A genomic segment from Halorubrum depositum encodes:
- the purF gene encoding amidophosphoribosyltransferase: MNAGGDHTADEPREKCGVVGISLADREAARPLYYALYALQHRGQESAGIVTHDGFQQHSHVERGLVGDAFDEGDLASLSGGTGIGHVRYPTAGSLDKSCAQPFSVSFKSGSLGLSHNGNLVNADEVREELAAAGHAFTSDGDTEVIAHDLARNLLEEDLVRAVKHTMNRIHGSYSLAITHDDTVLGVRDPLGNRPLCLGKVDGGYVLASESAAIDTLDGELIRDVRPGELVVLDPDGTGYDTYQLVERESTAHCFFEHVYFARPDSVIDENLVYEVRRKLGRKLWEESGVEADVVMPVPDSGRAFASGYADAAGETTADGEVRPEGDAGIEFAEGLMKNRYVGRTFIMPTQDERERAVRLKLNPIKSTVEGKSVTIIDDSIVRGTTSTQLVDLVREAGAEEVHLRIGAPAIVAPCYFGIDMATREELIAADASTEEIREEVGADSLSYLSIDAVAEALGESRADLCLGCVTGEYPFDVEGEESDRDLDAVRPDPTPADD; this comes from the coding sequence ATGAACGCCGGTGGGGACCACACCGCTGACGAGCCGCGAGAGAAGTGCGGCGTCGTCGGCATCTCGCTCGCTGACCGCGAGGCCGCGCGCCCGCTGTACTACGCGCTGTACGCGCTCCAACACCGCGGGCAGGAGTCCGCGGGGATCGTCACGCACGACGGGTTCCAACAGCACAGCCACGTCGAGCGCGGGCTCGTCGGCGACGCGTTCGACGAGGGGGACCTGGCGTCGCTGTCGGGCGGGACCGGCATCGGCCACGTCCGGTACCCGACCGCCGGCAGCCTCGACAAGAGCTGCGCGCAGCCGTTCTCCGTCTCCTTCAAGTCCGGCTCGCTCGGGCTCTCGCACAACGGCAACCTCGTCAACGCGGACGAGGTGCGCGAGGAGCTCGCGGCGGCCGGCCACGCGTTCACCTCCGACGGCGACACCGAGGTGATCGCCCACGACCTCGCGCGCAACCTCCTCGAGGAGGACCTGGTGCGCGCCGTCAAACACACGATGAACCGCATCCACGGCTCTTACTCGCTGGCGATCACCCACGACGACACCGTGCTCGGCGTGCGCGACCCCCTCGGGAACCGCCCCTTGTGCCTCGGGAAGGTGGACGGCGGCTACGTGCTCGCCAGCGAGTCGGCCGCCATCGACACCCTCGACGGGGAGCTCATCCGGGACGTGCGCCCGGGCGAACTCGTCGTCCTCGACCCCGACGGGACGGGGTACGACACGTACCAGCTCGTCGAGCGAGAGTCGACCGCCCACTGCTTCTTCGAGCACGTCTACTTCGCGCGCCCCGACTCCGTCATCGACGAGAACCTCGTGTACGAGGTCCGCCGCAAGCTCGGCCGGAAGCTCTGGGAGGAATCGGGCGTCGAGGCCGACGTGGTGATGCCGGTGCCCGACTCCGGGCGGGCGTTCGCCTCCGGCTACGCCGACGCGGCCGGCGAGACGACCGCCGACGGCGAGGTCCGTCCGGAGGGCGACGCCGGCATCGAGTTCGCCGAGGGGCTGATGAAGAACCGCTACGTCGGGCGCACGTTCATCATGCCGACGCAGGACGAGCGCGAACGCGCGGTCCGGCTGAAGCTCAACCCGATCAAGTCGACCGTGGAGGGGAAGTCGGTCACCATCATCGACGACTCCATCGTCCGCGGGACGACGTCGACGCAGCTGGTCGATCTCGTCCGCGAGGCGGGCGCCGAGGAGGTCCACCTCCGCATCGGTGCGCCGGCGATCGTCGCTCCCTGCTACTTCGGGATCGACATGGCGACCCGCGAGGAGCTGATCGCGGCCGACGCGTCCACCGAGGAGATCCGCGAGGAGGTGGGCGCCGACTCCCTCTCGTACCTCTCGATCGACGCCGTCGCCGAGGCGCTCGGCGAGAGCCGCGCCGACCTCTGTCTCGGCTGCGTCACCGGCGAGTACCCGTTCGACGTCGAGGGCGAGGAGAGCGACCGCGACCTCGACGCCGTCAGGCCGGACCCCACACCGGCGGACGACTGA
- a CDS encoding halocyanin domain-containing protein, giving the protein MTSDADDATMSRRGLFRVGAAGAAAATGLAAGSGTAAAQYGGWLDDVDNYDGTHDYTGQDEVTVDVGAVDGLKFGPAAILIDPGTTVVWEWTGEGGAHNVVAEDGTFDSGETVSEAGTTFEHTFEDVSEGDTFNYLCVPHEAVGMKGAVAIGSVDDDLVEPDAGGDGGDGGDGGSGDGGDGDDGSDGGDGGDGGGGRTLTAGDIGALALGFGFAGALLVPLFYAAHRMANDEG; this is encoded by the coding sequence ATGACATCCGACGCCGACGACGCGACGATGAGCCGCCGCGGGCTGTTCAGGGTCGGCGCCGCGGGCGCCGCCGCCGCGACCGGCCTCGCCGCCGGATCCGGGACTGCCGCCGCCCAGTACGGCGGTTGGCTCGACGACGTGGACAACTACGACGGCACTCACGACTACACGGGCCAGGACGAGGTCACGGTCGACGTCGGCGCGGTCGACGGGCTCAAGTTCGGCCCGGCGGCGATCCTGATCGACCCCGGGACGACGGTCGTCTGGGAGTGGACCGGCGAGGGCGGCGCGCACAACGTCGTCGCCGAGGACGGGACGTTCGACAGCGGCGAGACGGTCAGCGAGGCGGGGACCACCTTCGAGCACACGTTCGAGGACGTCTCCGAGGGCGACACGTTCAACTACCTCTGTGTCCCCCACGAGGCGGTCGGCATGAAGGGCGCCGTCGCGATCGGGTCGGTCGACGACGACCTCGTCGAGCCGGACGCGGGCGGAGACGGCGGCGACGGTGGAGACGGCGGGAGCGGAGACGGCGGTGACGGCGACGATGGCAGCGACGGTGGTGACGGAGGCGACGGCGGCGGCGGTCGCACCCTCACCGCGGGAGACATCGGCGCGCTCGCGCTCGGCTTCGGGTTCGCCGGCGCGCTGCTCGTTCCGCTCTTCTACGCGGCCCACCGGATGGCGAACGACGAGGGGTAG
- a CDS encoding metal-dependent hydrolase produces the protein MLFATHLLAAVGIGWFTGHSRVRRRFAGVAMPTLSTAPPLSVRWLVAGAAIPDVVDKPLGVLGLFDVYQSIGHSALLAPLAVALAARHRRGLAVAVGWGSHLALDALHVVVNGRAGDALFLAWPVLPRSDPLAIPPGEFALYYIGTSAFFLEAALWLSAVLLLLRSRVAAGADRKNGQ, from the coding sequence GTGCTGTTCGCGACCCATCTCCTCGCCGCCGTCGGCATCGGGTGGTTCACGGGCCACTCGCGAGTCCGGCGGCGTTTCGCCGGCGTTGCGATGCCGACGCTCTCGACCGCACCGCCACTCTCGGTCCGGTGGCTCGTCGCCGGCGCCGCGATCCCGGACGTGGTCGACAAGCCGCTCGGCGTGCTCGGCCTCTTTGACGTGTACCAGTCTATCGGGCACTCCGCGCTGCTCGCACCGCTCGCCGTCGCCCTGGCCGCGAGGCATCGACGCGGGCTCGCGGTCGCGGTCGGCTGGGGGTCGCACCTCGCGCTCGACGCGCTCCACGTGGTCGTGAACGGGCGGGCGGGCGACGCGCTGTTCCTCGCGTGGCCGGTCCTCCCGCGGTCCGACCCGCTCGCGATCCCGCCGGGCGAGTTCGCGCTCTATTATATCGGGACCTCCGCCTTCTTCCTCGAAGCGGCGCTGTGGCTGTCGGCCGTCCTCCTCCTGTTGCGGTCGCGGGTCGCCGCCGGCGCGGATCGGAAAAACGGTCAGTGA
- a CDS encoding DUF420 domain-containing protein encodes MSEWARENVSLLTALSSVAALAVVFGAVGGAIPSALLPRASDAVLAAIPHFNAAVSATAIVTIVLGWRAIARGDVHRHRAFMLTSFGLFTAFLGAYLYRLIHVGTTEFPGPEAVYTYLYLPFLAIHILLAILCIPFVFHALLLAATRPYEELYHTRHAQVGLVAAVLWLVSFAMGIGVYVMLYHAF; translated from the coding sequence ATGTCCGAGTGGGCCCGCGAGAACGTCTCGCTTCTGACCGCGCTCAGCTCCGTCGCCGCGCTCGCCGTGGTGTTCGGCGCCGTCGGCGGCGCGATCCCGAGCGCACTCCTCCCGCGTGCGAGCGACGCCGTCCTCGCCGCCATCCCGCACTTCAACGCCGCCGTCTCGGCGACGGCCATCGTCACCATCGTGCTCGGCTGGCGGGCCATCGCGCGCGGCGACGTGCACCGACACCGCGCGTTCATGCTGACGTCGTTCGGCCTGTTCACGGCCTTCCTCGGCGCCTACCTCTACCGGCTGATCCACGTCGGCACGACCGAGTTCCCCGGCCCCGAGGCCGTCTACACCTACCTCTACCTCCCGTTCCTCGCGATTCACATCCTGCTCGCGATCCTCTGTATCCCGTTCGTTTTCCACGCGCTCCTGCTCGCCGCGACCCGACCGTACGAGGAGCTGTACCACACGCGACACGCGCAGGTCGGCCTCGTCGCCGCCGTCCTCTGGCTGGTCTCCTTCGCGATGGGGATCGGCGTGTACGTCATGTTGTACCACGCGTTCTGA
- the gatE gene encoding Glu-tRNA(Gln) amidotransferase subunit GatE has protein sequence MSEDATPEYDHEELGLVAGLEIHQQLDTETKLFCDSPTTERDPADAEREITRRLHPTKSELGELDDAAMEESRVDREFTYLAYDTTCLVEEDDEPPRRVDDEALSVALQIGDLLDVSVVDQAHVMRKLVIDGSNTSGFQRSILLGQEGEIETSEGRVSVVDLMLEEESAKRVEETDDGVVYSLDRLGVPLVEIGTGPDIRSPEGAREAAERIGMLLRSTGAVKRGLGTIRQDVNVSIAEGARVEVKGVQDLQGIEDIVRGEVGRQAELLAIRDELRERDASVGDVSDVTDVFADTDSGVIRSALDAGGKVTAVPLFGFDGLVGRELQPDRRLGTELSDHAKRHGAGGIFHTDELPAYGVTDEEVDALREAVGADPEDAVAIVAADPETADLAIEAAADRAAAAIEGVPEETRGANEDGTTRYLRPLPGAARMYPETDVPPVEPDPSDVDRPELLDEKTDRYVEAFGLDRGLAEQVAFGRRFPLFEAAVERGVDPTFAASTLESTTTEIRREGAPVENLTDDHFLDLFALVEDGDLAKEGVPEVLTTLAEDPDLTAEEAVEEAGLSGVSEAEVRDAVVDVVERNADQIEAEGMGAFSGLMGEAMGALRGKADGEVVSDVLREEIGKRS, from the coding sequence ATGAGCGAGGACGCGACCCCCGAGTACGACCACGAGGAGCTGGGGCTCGTCGCCGGGCTGGAGATCCACCAGCAGCTCGACACGGAGACGAAGCTGTTCTGCGACTCTCCGACGACCGAGCGCGACCCCGCCGACGCCGAGCGGGAGATCACCCGCCGGCTCCACCCGACGAAGAGCGAGCTCGGCGAGCTCGACGACGCCGCGATGGAGGAGAGCCGCGTCGACCGCGAGTTCACCTACCTCGCGTACGACACCACCTGCCTCGTGGAGGAGGACGACGAGCCGCCGCGCCGCGTCGACGACGAGGCACTCTCCGTCGCGCTGCAGATCGGGGATCTGCTCGACGTCTCGGTCGTCGACCAGGCGCACGTGATGCGGAAGCTCGTCATCGACGGCTCGAACACCTCCGGCTTCCAGCGCTCGATCCTGCTCGGCCAGGAGGGAGAGATCGAGACGAGCGAGGGACGCGTGTCCGTCGTCGACCTCATGCTGGAGGAGGAGTCGGCCAAGCGCGTCGAGGAGACTGACGACGGCGTCGTCTACTCGCTCGACAGGCTGGGTGTCCCCCTCGTCGAGATCGGGACCGGGCCGGACATCCGGAGCCCCGAGGGCGCCCGCGAGGCCGCCGAGCGCATCGGCATGCTGCTCCGGTCGACCGGTGCGGTCAAGCGCGGGCTCGGCACGATCCGCCAGGACGTCAACGTCTCCATCGCCGAGGGCGCCCGCGTCGAGGTGAAAGGCGTCCAGGACCTGCAGGGGATCGAGGACATCGTCCGCGGCGAGGTCGGTCGCCAGGCGGAGCTGCTCGCGATCCGCGACGAGCTCCGCGAGCGCGACGCGAGCGTCGGCGACGTCTCGGACGTCACCGACGTCTTCGCCGACACCGACTCCGGGGTCATCCGAAGCGCGCTCGACGCGGGCGGGAAGGTGACGGCGGTCCCCCTGTTCGGCTTCGACGGCCTCGTCGGCCGGGAGCTCCAGCCCGACCGCCGGCTCGGCACCGAGCTCTCGGACCACGCCAAGCGACACGGCGCGGGAGGCATCTTCCACACCGACGAGCTGCCGGCGTACGGCGTCACGGACGAGGAGGTCGACGCCCTCCGCGAGGCGGTCGGCGCCGACCCCGAGGACGCGGTCGCCATCGTCGCCGCCGACCCGGAGACGGCCGACCTCGCGATCGAGGCCGCCGCCGACCGCGCCGCCGCCGCGATCGAGGGGGTCCCCGAGGAGACCCGCGGCGCCAACGAGGACGGGACCACGCGGTACCTCCGCCCGCTCCCCGGCGCCGCGCGGATGTACCCCGAGACGGACGTGCCGCCGGTCGAGCCGGACCCGTCCGACGTGGACCGGCCCGAGCTCTTGGACGAGAAGACCGACCGTTACGTCGAGGCGTTCGGGCTCGACCGCGGGCTCGCCGAGCAGGTCGCGTTCGGGCGTCGCTTCCCGCTGTTCGAGGCCGCGGTCGAGCGCGGCGTCGACCCCACCTTCGCCGCGTCGACGCTGGAGTCGACGACGACGGAGATCCGCCGCGAGGGGGCGCCCGTCGAGAACCTGACCGACGACCACTTCCTCGACCTGTTCGCACTCGTCGAGGACGGTGACCTCGCGAAGGAAGGCGTGCCGGAGGTGCTGACGACGCTCGCGGAGGATCCCGACCTCACGGCCGAAGAAGCGGTCGAGGAGGCCGGGCTCTCCGGAGTGAGCGAGGCCGAGGTGCGCGATGCGGTCGTCGACGTCGTCGAGCGCAACGCCGACCAGATCGAGGCCGAGGGGATGGGCGCCTTCTCGGGACTGATGGGCGAGGCCATGGGCGCGCTCCGCGGGAAGGCCGACGGCGAGGTCGTCTCCGACGTGCTCCGCGAGGAGATCGGCAAGCGGTCGTAG
- a CDS encoding Lrp/AsnC family transcriptional regulator has translation MDERDVRLLKAISDLGTGSPERLHEETGIPVSTIHYRLNNLREDGVIENDLYDLDHEALGLGVTVIVEVLASYEGPYEEFADELLAVEGVTEAFFTMGETDFVVLARLSSSDTVERLISDFEAIPEVERTNSTFTIATLRDEPRAPATYDLDTLIAELTD, from the coding sequence ATGGACGAGCGCGACGTGCGGCTGTTGAAGGCCATCTCGGACCTCGGCACGGGGAGTCCCGAGCGGCTCCACGAGGAGACGGGGATTCCGGTGTCGACGATCCACTACCGGCTGAACAACCTCCGCGAGGACGGCGTGATCGAGAACGACCTGTACGACCTCGACCACGAGGCGCTCGGGCTCGGCGTCACGGTGATCGTCGAGGTGCTCGCGAGCTACGAGGGGCCGTACGAGGAGTTCGCCGACGAGCTGCTCGCCGTCGAGGGCGTCACGGAGGCGTTCTTCACGATGGGCGAGACCGACTTCGTCGTGCTCGCGCGGCTCTCGTCGTCGGACACCGTCGAGCGACTCATCAGCGACTTCGAGGCGATCCCCGAGGTCGAGCGCACGAACTCGACGTTCACCATCGCGACCCTCCGGGACGAGCCGCGCGCGCCGGCGACGTACGACCTCGACACGCTGATCGCGGAGCTGACGGACTGA
- a CDS encoding DMT family transporter — protein sequence MKLRNLLSTSESIVAAFVLLATLWGTSFVAIEAGLHYFPPLLFAGVRYAIAGAIVLGVAAVTSGRTVPSGRDEWLGVAVAATFVIAAYHGLLYVGELYISGAVTAVVVSLAPVLTAVFAALLLPSERLGPVEIGGFALGVLGVVVIADPTAAGVGGSTLLGVGLAFAGAVAFSLGAVLLRPLRTDLPIAALQGWAMVLGAGLLFVGAAAFGESPAAIEWNRTAIVSLAYLTLLSGVVAFLIYFALLDAVGPAQLHLVGYAEPVVAAVGSWVLFGSLIGAEAIVGFVAILAGFLALERRAIAAYVGFDAYHWPALTGRK from the coding sequence ATGAAGCTACGGAACCTCCTCTCCACTTCGGAATCTATCGTCGCCGCGTTCGTCCTCCTCGCGACCCTGTGGGGCACCTCGTTCGTCGCCATCGAGGCCGGGTTACACTACTTCCCGCCGCTGTTGTTCGCCGGCGTCCGGTACGCGATCGCCGGGGCGATCGTGCTTGGGGTCGCCGCGGTCACGTCCGGCCGGACGGTCCCCAGCGGCCGCGACGAGTGGCTCGGCGTCGCCGTCGCGGCGACGTTCGTGATCGCCGCCTACCACGGGCTGTTGTACGTCGGCGAGCTCTACATCTCCGGGGCGGTCACCGCGGTGGTCGTTAGCCTCGCGCCGGTGTTGACCGCGGTGTTCGCCGCCCTGCTCCTCCCGAGCGAGCGGCTCGGTCCCGTCGAGATCGGCGGGTTCGCGCTCGGGGTCCTCGGCGTGGTCGTGATCGCCGACCCGACGGCGGCCGGGGTCGGCGGCTCCACCCTGCTCGGCGTCGGGCTCGCGTTCGCCGGCGCCGTCGCCTTCTCGCTCGGCGCGGTGCTGCTCCGACCGCTCCGGACCGACCTCCCGATCGCCGCCCTCCAGGGGTGGGCGATGGTGCTCGGCGCCGGGCTCCTCTTCGTCGGCGCCGCCGCGTTCGGCGAGTCGCCGGCAGCGATCGAGTGGAACCGAACCGCTATCGTCTCGCTCGCGTACCTCACGCTGCTGTCGGGCGTCGTCGCCTTCCTGATCTACTTCGCGCTGCTCGACGCGGTCGGTCCCGCGCAGCTCCACCTCGTCGGGTACGCCGAGCCCGTGGTCGCCGCGGTCGGGAGCTGGGTCCTGTTCGGCAGCCTGATCGGGGCGGAGGCGATCGTCGGGTTCGTCGCGATCCTCGCCGGCTTCCTCGCGCTCGAACGCCGGGCGATCGCCGCGTACGTCGGATTCGACGCGTATCACTGGCCCGCGCTGACCGGGCGAAAGTAA